A genome region from Labrys wisconsinensis includes the following:
- a CDS encoding sigma-70 family RNA polymerase sigma factor, translated as MTAVSTSQDAVAVFAPLRPTLVRVAYRMLGSVADAEDVVQDAFIRWMRADRGEVREPEAFLRRTVTRLCLDQLKSARHRRETYVGPWLPDPVVEEEEDDVTLPLMLALERLTPLERAAFLLHDVFGLGFEEVAATVQRDPAACRQLAARARGHVRQAGPRFRMEARRGLALAEAFFAASRGGDMRTLRAMLAEDVSAHADGGGKRPAAMEPILGIEAVMAILEKLAGLFRANGSKLVRTGFVNGLLGFVTLEADGELQTTALDIEDGKIAAIYVVRNPDKLRHLH; from the coding sequence GTGACGGCGGTCTCGACATCCCAGGACGCGGTGGCGGTGTTCGCGCCGCTGCGTCCGACGCTCGTCCGCGTCGCCTATCGCATGCTCGGCTCGGTGGCGGACGCCGAGGACGTGGTGCAGGACGCCTTCATCCGCTGGATGAGAGCCGACCGCGGCGAGGTGCGCGAGCCCGAGGCGTTCCTGCGCCGCACGGTCACGCGCCTCTGCCTCGATCAGCTCAAGTCGGCGCGGCACCGGCGCGAGACCTATGTCGGCCCCTGGCTGCCCGATCCCGTGGTGGAAGAGGAGGAGGACGACGTCACCTTGCCGCTGATGCTGGCGCTGGAACGGCTGACGCCGCTCGAACGTGCCGCCTTCCTGCTCCACGACGTGTTCGGCCTCGGCTTCGAGGAGGTGGCCGCGACGGTCCAGCGCGATCCCGCGGCCTGCCGCCAGCTCGCAGCCCGTGCGCGCGGCCATGTCCGCCAGGCCGGGCCTCGCTTCCGGATGGAGGCGCGACGGGGCCTGGCGCTCGCCGAGGCCTTCTTCGCCGCCTCGCGCGGCGGCGACATGCGGACGCTGCGTGCCATGCTGGCGGAGGACGTCAGCGCTCACGCCGACGGCGGCGGCAAGCGCCCGGCGGCGATGGAGCCGATCCTCGGGATCGAGGCCGTGATGGCGATCCTGGAGAAGCTGGCAGGCCTGTTCCGGGCGAACGGCTCGAAGCTCGTGCGCACCGGCTTCGTCAACGGACTGCTCGGCTTCGTCACGCTCGAAGCCGACGGCGAGCTCCAGACGACGGCGCTCGACATCGAGGACGGCAAGATCGCGGCGATCTACGTGGTGCGCAACCCCGACAAGCTGAGGCACCTGCACTGA
- a CDS encoding carboxymuconolactone decarboxylase family protein, with the protein MTARLNPFAAAPSLMQDWQRTSMAIASSLGPGLAELVEIRASQINGCANCLNLHTTFAREHGETEQRINLLPAWREAPCYTDRERAALGWTEAMTRLCEGHGHADAYDELKAHFTEEEQVKLTLLISVINGWNRIAVGFRVWADPAAVKSAAKALAA; encoded by the coding sequence ATGACCGCCAGACTCAACCCCTTCGCGGCTGCCCCCTCGCTAATGCAGGATTGGCAGCGCACCTCCATGGCCATCGCCTCCAGCCTGGGGCCGGGCCTCGCCGAGCTCGTGGAGATCCGCGCCTCGCAGATCAATGGCTGCGCCAACTGCCTCAACCTCCACACGACCTTCGCGCGCGAGCACGGCGAGACCGAGCAGCGGATCAACCTGCTGCCGGCCTGGCGCGAGGCGCCCTGCTACACCGACCGCGAACGCGCCGCCCTCGGCTGGACCGAGGCCATGACGCGGCTCTGCGAGGGCCATGGCCACGCCGATGCCTATGACGAGCTGAAGGCGCATTTCACCGAGGAGGAGCAGGTCAAGCTCACCCTGCTGATCAGCGTCATCAACGGCTGGAACCGTATCGCGGTCGGCTTCCGGGTCTGGGCCGATCCGGCAGCCGTCAAGTCCGCGGCCAAGGCGCTCGCCGCGTGA
- a CDS encoding tautomerase family protein, whose translation MPFANIKVPEAALTRAQKDEIVHRVTAMFVDYFTEAARPHAMVLIEEVKDGGYGRADEVFTVPEAWRAKD comes from the coding sequence ATGCCTTTCGCCAATATCAAGGTGCCCGAAGCCGCCCTCACCCGCGCGCAGAAGGACGAGATCGTCCACAGGGTCACCGCCATGTTCGTCGACTATTTCACCGAGGCGGCGCGCCCGCACGCGATGGTCCTGATCGAAGAGGTCAAGGACGGCGGCTATGGGCGGGCCGACGAGGTGTTCACCGTCCCCGAGGCCTGGCGGGCGAAGGACTGA